One window from the genome of Oceaniferula flava encodes:
- a CDS encoding hydroxymethylglutaryl-CoA reductase: MAGKRSLTTLQLDSLLEQQDIDSLVQQLESKHDPPVKPFLPNSKVNAHRTNRLWKAIGAEPHADLLDSWTEENLEIFDGNIENFIGTTKIPTGIAGPLRVNGLFAQGDYPVPLATSEAALVASYHRGACLISAAGGCTSMMLYQALNRSPAFAFETMREAGQFVAWSMEVFDDFQQQANATTQHGKLIDVGTTIEGNHVYLNFEFTTGDASGQNMVTIATQAICDFIQENCPVPIKRLYVEGNLSGDKKASSQAYTSCRGRKVTAEVILTPEVLEKYVHATPRQMIDYWRMSAIGGVLSGTMGVQGHFANGLAALYIATGQDAACVAESAMGVTRFEETSEGNLYASVTLPGVMVGTVGGGTGLPSQKACLELMGLHGSGNSAALAEVCAALLLGGELSIIAALATGDFTKAHHKLAR; the protein is encoded by the coding sequence ATGGCTGGTAAAAGATCGCTAACAACCCTGCAACTCGACTCCTTGCTCGAACAACAGGATATCGACTCCCTCGTGCAACAGCTCGAATCCAAGCACGATCCCCCGGTCAAACCCTTCCTGCCCAATTCCAAGGTCAACGCCCACCGCACGAACCGACTCTGGAAAGCGATCGGCGCCGAACCTCATGCCGACTTGTTAGACAGCTGGACCGAGGAAAACCTGGAAATCTTCGATGGCAATATCGAGAACTTCATCGGCACCACCAAGATTCCCACCGGCATTGCCGGCCCGCTGCGCGTGAATGGACTTTTTGCCCAGGGCGACTACCCAGTTCCCCTCGCCACCTCCGAGGCCGCGCTGGTGGCGAGCTACCACCGTGGTGCCTGCCTGATCTCGGCCGCCGGCGGCTGCACCTCGATGATGCTCTACCAGGCACTCAACAGGTCGCCCGCCTTCGCCTTCGAGACCATGCGCGAGGCTGGGCAGTTTGTTGCTTGGTCAATGGAGGTCTTCGATGATTTTCAGCAGCAGGCGAACGCCACCACCCAGCACGGCAAGCTGATCGACGTCGGCACCACCATCGAGGGCAACCACGTCTATCTCAATTTCGAATTCACCACCGGCGACGCATCGGGCCAGAACATGGTGACCATCGCCACCCAGGCGATCTGCGATTTCATTCAAGAAAATTGCCCCGTGCCGATCAAACGGCTCTACGTGGAGGGCAATCTTTCAGGCGATAAAAAAGCCAGCTCGCAGGCCTACACCTCGTGCCGCGGCAGGAAAGTCACCGCCGAGGTCATCCTCACTCCAGAGGTGTTAGAAAAATACGTGCACGCCACGCCGCGACAAATGATCGATTACTGGCGCATGTCCGCCATCGGTGGCGTGCTCAGTGGCACCATGGGGGTGCAGGGGCATTTCGCCAATGGCCTGGCCGCACTCTACATCGCCACGGGGCAGGACGCCGCCTGTGTCGCGGAGTCCGCCATGGGAGTCACCCGCTTTGAAGAAACCTCCGAAGGAAACCTCTACGCTTCGGTCACCCTGCCGGGGGTGATGGTGGGAACCGTGGGAGGCGGCACCGGACTGCCGAGCCAAAAAGCCTGCCTCGAACTCATGGGCCTGCACGGCTCAGGCAACAGCGCCGCCCTCGCCGAAGTCTGCGCCGCCCTGCTACTCGGCGGTGAGCTGTCGATCATCGCCGCACTGGCGACCGGCGACTTCACCAAGGCCCACCACAAATTGGCGCGCTGA